The Oryza brachyantha chromosome 6, ObraRS2, whole genome shotgun sequence region TATTGGTTTCAGCTGTCCCATATTTCCCTTATGTAAGATTCAGTCCAGTGAGCCGTACACAAGGTAAGAGTTTCACCTATTCTAGACTGGTCAAATACctgtttttattaatctacCTCTGAGGAGGCGTGCCTTTTCACAGGTAGTCACTAGTCAATATTCAAGTTTGTGTACAAGGGCTATTCATTGTCCTCATCCAGCTTGCCACTCCCCCCTTTCCTCATCCAGTATGAGGAAATGTGTTTCTCAAGGTTGATTGGATTCATTGTAAATAGTGAGATACTCAAATGATCTGAGCTATTTGATACATGAAAGGCCAACTGGGCTCTCTATATTTGTTTAAGCTGCCAGATAAGTAGATTCCGATTCAGTGAGCCATACACAAGGTAAAAATCCATACTATTTCAGAATGTTCAGAAACctgtttctttttatctaccaCTGAGAAGGCTCGTCTTTTAAGATAGCAGCTTGTCAACATCAATGGAGCATACTACATTAAGTTTGAAGGATTCTCATATCGAAAAGCTCAAATCAATAATCCAATGGGCTGACTGTGAAGATACATGTTTGATAAGCAGCATGAATTTGCTGAGCGAGTGACAGTGACACAAATAACAACATGATGATGGAGGACTCAACAAACAAGAGTTGACAATATTCTTCATCTCAAAGGTATGACAATACTAGCAGTATGAGTACAGACTTACAACAGCTAGAGTAGTAGTATGTGGAATACCATGAAAAGGTTGCCTGAGCACAATGTTACACTAAAGTACATTTTCATATCTCAATGTTGGTAACATTGCTTTATTCATTCTACAACACTAACTCCCATAACACATGCTACCCCATGAATGTGTAACATTAGGCATTAAATTTCTGACGGGTCATGAAATTTCTAGAACACAATGATGagaatttgtttttatgttgTATCTCCAGGCAgattcattaattaatgaagTTAAATGGATGGAAATAATAAGTGCATACCCATTGGCAACTGGATGCTATATGTTGAGAATAGGTTCTGTTTTGATAAACATGAGTGTGTCAAGAAGATGATCTCCAACTGTAAACCTTCAGTTGGAACAGTTGAATATGACATGTAGGATCAAATGATAATTTTAACGTCAAAATATACACTCTCTACAAATATAAAACTCTCTTTTctacaaaacaaatcaagaatGGAAAGAAATGGCTTTCCAGGTCCTTTGAATTCAACAAGCAGGCATGCCGCATGCATATACTAGATCTACACTAAGCAAGAGAAGTCTTAGCAGTCGTGAGATACACCATTTGCTTTTTTGGTATCACTGTTGTCCTTGGTTGCCAAAAGTGGTTCAGTCTCTTTTTCTGGCATCTACAAAGACATTGAATCATGAAATGGGTGAAACAGAAATTTAAAGTGTACTTCAATTGAAGATTGAGAACTTATTTGCATTGCATTCACCATGTAAAAACCATGTTGGAATTTTGTAAGTCATGTTGGAAAACTCACCTATATGATGTTAGCATATCATAAAACTGTTAACTATAATTAAATCTACAAGATATAATTTGGTTCCAAGTACTTGATGTGTATAGAAGAGATATACTCAAAGCTTTATAAGAAGTAGGCAGAATTGCACTTGAGATGCCTGAACTATTTAGTAAATTTGTAGTCTAATGAAGTCCATCTAATAAATTTGTTGATCCGAGCATGGAAAGTATTCTGTTGTATCGATTCAATtacctatattttatttttttgataattatctcatctattttaattgtttaattaagtCCTTTGGCCATTTTGCCACATGCCTACACCCGCCAAGTTCATTATACAtttgagaaacaaaaaatagttttggcTGACCAATATTATTGTTTATGGCATGTGGGCCCATTTTTTCACCTAATGAGGGTGTAATAGAGGgactaaattaaatatttcaaaagagTTGAGGCACTGaaatcaacaaattttaaatatatacactTTACTGAACAAAACAGAATTTTAGGCACTTGTATGTATTAGATAGAATGCAGTAATTTAGACACTTAAGGCCAGCAGCTTATGTCTTTTCACCTGTCGATACATAAATTGCCCCCAGGTACTTTTGTTAGCTAGTATGCATATACGTTGCATTTCTGCATCACATAAGTTCTTTTTATAGGCATCTCAGTATGCCAATTTCATTCCATTTACTGTTTCAATTTCCAaacaggttttttttttaaaaattattgctGCATAATGAATTCTTTATTGCTATTTTTGAAACTAGCAAGCAGAACAGTTGTTGGCATGACTGCCATATGtggattatttttcttgtatgttgtagtatgaaaatatcatatgtAGTTCATGTACTTTCATATTGGATATTATCGAAGGGTTGAGGCAAAGTCGAACCTGTGAAACTGGCAGAGCATCATTTGTTGCCTTCTTCTTGCTCTCCTTCACTGAGAAGTAGGAGTACAATGCCATCCCAAATATGGCGATCAAAATTCCTAATATGTTCCTTGCGTTGAAAGGATCGTGTAACAGAATGTATCCAAATGAGAGAACTAGACATGTCTTAAGGTGGCCTAGCACCTGGTATGTAACTGGAGATGTTGTTCCAATCACAAGAAATGTGCTGAAGTTCACAGACACCGCAATCAAACAGGATAGCATGATGAAGCCCTGCatgtaatttataattcaaaacaTCATTTTGATGCCATTTTCCTATCCAAATTTGTGTTATATCTACATATCTGGGACTACTTGCCAATGCTAAATATCTAAGAAACAATGATGCATTATAGCAATAACTTTGCAAGCCACTATCATATTGGATTTGTTGTCCGTAGATATCATTGTACAATTTCCCAGTACTGGAAACAAAATTGCATATCAACTACTTTTATGTGGTTGATGCTTAGTTGCGCACAGATCAATTCTAtcatgttttcctttttttttttccttcgtaCCACTAGTtgttattcatgttttaaaCATGCTTTTATGATATATCAATGTAAAGCTGGGAAATCAAATATGATTGTTGATCATGAATTTATGTTTTCAATCTTATTATCGAAACAAGAGTATCTTAGCACCTCTAATAAGATTGAAGATGCAAGGAATGATGAATTTTATATTCCAAAATGTAACTGCAAATGGATGAAGTATGAAGAAGATACCAGAACTGGAGTGGTATACTTGTGGGCAAAGACACTGCGGTTTGTAAGGAGTTGATCCACAAAGGGTCCAGTCGCAAACAAAATTGCTGCCTGGTAAGGCGCAGATTGGTAAAGTAGCTGCGTTGAGGAGACCTTCAATCTCTTCTGTATTGTATTTGTGAGcttcattcaaatttcaggttAAGGATGCCATATGGTCATGGTTAGCAATGTAAGAATTAACCCATTTTTATGTTGAAAGTGTCGATAATGCAAGTCCATGCACAATATTCAAAAGTAACTAGCAATATCTAATCAGAATTTCGATGTTTAGCTAATTACCCATAGGATATTCATTGTgacttgtttatttaataaaacctGCTTAACAGAAATTAAAACATAAGATTTTaaagtatgtttttttatcagcTTGCTTTTCATTTACTTGCCCATTCCTTTAAAGATATGCACACAAGTACTGAAGTACTAAAGATAGGATACAATTTGGCCAACACAAGTTGTGGCGATTGCCAGTCCAGAAAGGACGGATCCAAGTAGATTTAGCTTGAGATCAGTAACGGAAGCAATGCCCACTCCAAGAAGCAAGACCAGTAGAGAAAGCTTGATACTCTCGCTGTAAATTGTGAAATGTCATTAGCTCAATTATCATACAAATACATACTTTAATGACCTTCAAGCAATGGCTCATGaattaaaaagtaaacaaTGGATTCAACAGAATGTGTCTGCATCTATTTTTGAATTCACTCAAGTTTGTGTGCAACATTAGCTATCTtgtacttcctctgtttcataatgtaagatgtttgacttttttgcttgtaatgtttgactatttgtcttattcaaaaaattatggaaatatcatttattttgcttatgacttactttattatcaaaagaactttaaggacgacttatcattttttatatttgtactaaatttttaaataagacgaatggtcaaacgttgcaactaaaaaagtcaaacatctcacattatgaaacggaggtagtatccTACTTCTACCTTAAATGAGTGCAGTGGATAGCTGTTCACTTGTTAATAGAAAGTGCTAAGTTTACATTTCAAAACCTGAATCTTTTCTTCAGGAATATTGTTTCCAACAGCACAGTGAAAGGTATGATCGCCAGTTTCGTCATCTGCAGTATATACTGAAATTTATGTACTTGTTTCATTTTTGTAGGAAACGACCAAGATGATAGTACACCTTACCTGGTAGAATCCAATGGAGTTGAATCCTAAACTAAGATTGAGAAGGCCAATTGAGGTGCCATTCAGCAACCCGAAAAGGATCACTGTTTGTCCATCAATTGCCTTGGGTTCAAAGAAATGCAAGCGCTGTGCCATATGGAGGGTGCAGAAGGTCATCATTAGATGCCAGCTTGTCAATGTTGTAGCTACATAGGTGCAAAAACAACAGAATACAACATAAGTATGCTTATTTTGTGCATGCATTGCATTCTGTCCAAATTATGTTCAGTCATACTAACCAAAAGGGAAACCAAGGGTACTGATGAGAGCTTTGTTGCAGATGACAATAGCAACGGAAGAAGCAACCGAGAGCGCAAGAGACCCGATCACACCAAGCTGGAACCCAGCTGACATCATGACCAGCTATTGTTTATCTGTTCCTCTGGAGTCACATTACACAAGAAGAGGGTCAGTGCAAGGTATGCATACGACTCACTGAAGATGAAGTACCAAACAATTTTAGTAATGGTGTCTATTTATTCCACTAAGCATGTCAAAACAGCTTAATTCGTTTTACTGTTCAAGCATATAGCCACGGAATTACTTCATAACATCTAACTGACAGATTTTTCTGGTTAACAGAAAAACAGCATGACATCAAAGTAACAATGCCTTAACAAATAACAtgaattagatttaaaaattaaaatatcaaatgttagatcttaaataaaattttagattttttgactatatatatatatatattataattgaAATGTTTGTTTCACTCAGTCATTCGTTGTAGGGAAACATAAATGCTCTATTTGCGATGTAGgaaatggatatttttttaaacatatttGGCTGCAGTATTCGTTGGGGTTAACTGTGTGTTCTAGTAGATTGTGAAATCTTGCTTCTAACATGTTTGGCCATAGATGGACCCAATTTTGGTTAGGCAGTTTGGTGCCAGTTTGGCTATTTGTTGCCAACGGTTTATGGAGAGGGATACTGCCAAAACTACGATCAACCATTGGTGCCCATCATGCCAGAACATGGAAGGGACCAATACATGGACAAGCTACCACAGAAGGCAGATGCTATCTCCAAGGTTGTTAGGTCATGGCACGACTGAAGTTTGTCAGTCACATAATCATGAAAACGACCTATAACCTTGGCAGTAATTAACCGGCACTCGCACCTTCTTGCCCATATATAAGCACATTATAgcaatcacaattcacaagctAATTAACCACATCACATCAAACCTGTCAAGACTAGTAGGTGATGATGCTTGACATCGACTTTAGCTCAGTCCTGACCCTGGATTACTGCAAATGTTGCAAGTCTTTTTTAAAGAttaataattgttttatttagcaTGCATCTATTATGTAATGGAATGCTAGACCAAACTATCCATGAGCCAGTAGCCTGTCATGATTCAACCATTTGCTTTTGTCCTGTAACAGAGAGTTGGTACCTTCTACCTACCGGGCTGGCTTCACGGAGGGTACAATGATCGAAAGAAAGGTGGTTCAAGTCGATGTCAAAATGGTTGATCAGTTGGCAAAGTGTCAATGAGAGACCAAACACATGCAAGCAAAACATGAGTGAAATCCAACGCATGCTTCATGTGTTTGGTGGTCACGTCGTAAGCAAAAAAATGATTGCAAGATAGAACATAGGCTATggattattgttttcttttatatattacaAGGGAAAATTCTGAATTGATCTGTTAAACTGAACTTCAatgtttcttatattttcCCAGTAAATTTAAATGGATCCAGCTTTGCACTCATTCTAGGATTGACAGGAGTGACCGGTAGAACCATAAAAATTTAAGTGCTGATTCTTCCTCTCCAGCATTGTCTGCTTGATTGAATTTTATGAACTCTTCCAGGAGAATCGGCAAGATGagcaataatttatttttctacaatTAGATACCctcctaaaaaaatagtatgtcATTGCGTTTAGATATGAAAATCGATCAGATTTAAAGCTGCCAACTCATGTTCATGCAGGATCAGACTCAAGCTTAGTTATCCCTACCATATCTAACAATGCCGTAACGGCAAGGGCAGACAGCTCGACTAGAATCTCAACCATGACATGAGACGGTGCTGTTTTTCATACACTTTCCTCTAAATTAATGCACAGAATACATGATCTATGAACATTATAAATCACACATAATTTTGACGTATTGAAAGTTTTGCTTTTGCCAGAACTAAAAAATACAACGTAGCAACAGACCAAGACCTATCAGAGAACGGCAAAATGCCTGCCTCTGTAAGGGAGAAATCAGaaaggttttctttttctttttctttttcttcttttgcaaAATGTTTACAATGTTCGAATATATGTCCCACATGAAAAGGGATgaacataaaaatgaaaaaacaaggccaaacatgtataaataagTTGACTAGTAAGCACAGCATACCTTATTCAAATTCAGAGAACACAACCCTGCTTAATTATCGCCTTGTCTCttcaaagaaacaaaacaaaaggtgtAACCTGCCAAGAAGAGAGATTTGCATCGAGACCATTAGAACAAACAAGCACCATGAGACAGACATGAAGGAAATGCTCTCTGCagatcaatttcaaatttcaatccAAACCTTTCCAAACTGCAGCTTGTACTGATCTACTACTCCCTGTACCTCCTTCCTGATCTTctcgaccccgccgccgctctaaGCATCTACAGAGTGAGAAAACATAGagatctagagagagagagagagagagagagaggctatGGCTCTCCTTGctagagagagggaggaaggagaggcaGTTTTTATGTCCAAAGtttttgtgtttgtgtgtgtgtatggtAGGCAGGCAGTTAGGTGCAGCAGCAAGCGTGCTTTTGCTTTGATGCTGTCAAGCTCAAGCGGATGGGATACCTTTCCTTGGGGAGCCGGCCACAATGAGGGCATCAATCATCCTCGTCGTGCATACTTGCtgctcacacacacacaggaATCAACCAGCACACGTACATGCTACTTACATATACGTGCTGTCCATGAATAGGTGCTGTCCATGAACAGATTTCATGCTTAATCTGCTAGCATATACTATATGTGGTGGTGACAACATGTATTACAGATGTTTGGAAAATGCTGCATTTCATTCCAGACATGATTTGACTAAATGTCTCGGGGTTTAAGTTTTTCTTATTATCCTTGCAAAATATTGTCGGATGCACAGTAGATTTATATGTGGAGTTTGAATGGCAGGATGTGTTTTACCACAATGGCTGGTTGGGTTGAATTCCATTgtcgaaaaaaaatatttttttgttatctctgctatttttgatttttgattttttttttgtatccTGATTGTTCAGGCAGAAGTCAGAGTAAGCAGGTGTCTCCCATTGTTGAGTTGATTTGTCTTGTGGGGGCATGACAACCACTTGGTTTGTTGGTCGTCTCTAGCCATCATCTTTGGTCCCTTTTGCCGAACCAAACCATTGGGGCAAATCTTTTTTCTTAGTTTTCAAGGACCTTGTGAAAAGGATATTTGATCTCAATTGTGCATGGAATCTTAACTCATATTCTCATTTTTACGCTAAACGACCCACATTACCGCCACAATTGAAAAGAAGGTTTAGTTTCTACTAATTTCCTACCATACCATTTTATTATGCTATGCATAGATCTTAAACTGTACATGTAACAATTCCTTTgcatacaaacataaaaattacaagaatAAGGGCTCCTTTTGGAGAATGATTTTCGACACAGTCACACAGATGAATATGAAAAGCGTAGAATTCCACATatggaaaaacatagaaaactaCGTATGACTGTTTGGATGGAAAACAAGAAtcggaagagagagagagacacacACCATTTCTTTAaagaggttgaacctcatATAGTCATATTAAAGATCCTCCAAATTCCCTATGATTTGAGCTAATCCTAACGAATTTGAAACAGTCAAATTTCTTTGCTCCAAAGATCCACACACGAAATCTTTCCATAGGAATCCAATTATTCtaaattcctccaaaattctTTTGTTCCAGAGGAGCCCTAAAAAGCTTGGCACCACACTAAAAACCGCTCACCATTCGAGACATGCAAAGCAAACATCTTTAGTTTTCACTAGTTTCTTCCATTTCGCACCAAGCAGTTCAATACAATGCAAGCTAAAATGCTGAGGCAGCCCAAAAAGAGAAACTCCACATGACCATCTATCAGCTGATCAGGCACTGTACAAGAACAACACAATCAAACCTGTTATTCAGATGCATCATGCCGGAGAGCTGTTGGCTGTTGCATCGACCTAACGAAGGGACATGAACATTGCATCCattcatcaaatcaaattaaatcaGGCCAAGCTAAAAGGGGAAGCAACTTGTAATGCTACacaatacatataaaagttgcaacaaaataaaattaattgtctGCCTGTCTGCACATTGCTTTTGTCACTTGGAGCACAAGGTTTGGAAGGATGCGAGCGAGGTGGTTGTAAAAGCACCGATGGCTTCCCGGCAATGCAAGCAACGGCAATGGCCCAACCACAGCTGCACGTACACGCGGCCGTCCAGATGTCCTGAACAGAGCAGAGAGGCTCaattacatttatatatatattttttgcaaactgaTGTTTGGTGGAACTTTGGTCTCACTCTCCTCTAATGAAACCACCATAATTAATTCTAGATTCGTAGGTTCGTCGTTTGGTTTTATtagacatatttgtaaatgaaaaataatttgtaaaacctaaggctgaaaaataaacttaagagaaaaaacctctaaaatcaattctaaatttaaggttaaaaatttaaattttggctagtAAGCATAAATAGAGATGAAAAGATATGGCTGGTAGTTATTCCGAGCAAAACCGTGGTTTGAGGGTCTGTTTGGAAcacaagcaaattttattggttTTGTTGGTAATACctgaattattttatattaacttCATGCATTGTACATTTGTGCCTAggtagcaaaaacaaaaattcttGTGATTATTCTCTTGCTTCTAGAAACGAAGTATAGTACCGCATTAGAGAAATATAAAATGCTGCTAGTAGTACTGCAAATGGTCCTACAGGAGATGGTAGTACTGACTGCTTTGAGAGAGACTTGCCTTgggctttcttttctttgtttgctCGTCACTTTGGGCCAAAGCAAGGCAGAGAAAAACGTGATGGTTACCGCTCGATCACGCAGTTAATTTGTGATAAACAGTTCAGCGTCACGCAACCCTCAATCTGATTCCGATCGTTGCTGCTCCTTTCGATTATTATTAAGATTTTAAGAGTTCAATACTGCTTTCTTTTTCGTGAGTATAACAATAGGAAAAAtggctaataaaaataaaaggagagCAGGGCAACAAAGTGACCGATAAAATCTGCCGTGGATCTCTCTCGCATGTTTTAGGCCCTGTCTAATTCAGCAcgagattattataatctgccTTATTAGGAGTAAAGTTAAACAAATAGATCGATTATTataacaaattattataatccagagGTTAGATTACCATAATCTGATAAGCACATTTAAAGATGCTTTTTTATATTACTGGCTGGATTTAGACCCAATGCTCTTGgaactttaaaataattactatCTACTTTACCATCTATTTCTACTTTACcttataataatatagctTGACTTAATAATccagattacaataatccccagaaaaacaaataggaccttaaaataaggaaaaatctattttagctCTCAGATTTTACTATAAAATCACTTATTGTTAAAACCACGGATGTTTCACCTCAagactaatttttaatagagGTCTTTACCGCGTCTAACACAACAATAGTCTTTTGTGCAATTATAGTGGCTAATATGGCAGTGGCTCAATATGcacacgtttttttttttctcattctcGCACAGTAGAGTGGTGAGAGGGACATTTTAAGAGCAAGGCTGCGTTCGTCACTGTGGGTTGGGAACCTCACACCTAGCACGTAAAACGGAACAACCAATTAACGCATTATCAATTAAGTATCAGCACAAAAAAAACcctgataaatatattatcatggttttaaaacagtttttctatagaaaactaTTTAATTGACCGGAAAGTGTGTGTATGGGAAAACAAGAGAGTTAGAATGGGAAGAAGGGGAAACAACTAAAGCATAAgaacaataaataattttgaccGTCGACAAAACCACCACTAAAAACAATAGCTGGGTCAAGTTTGTCCAgctttaaaagtttaaaattaaaatgactggttttataattttaggtGGAAAATGGATCCCAAATCAAGTCCAAAATGGATGTTTGCCCTTAAAATATGTACAATCAACATAGGTTCACTTCAACCCTAATTGAagtgtataatatatattttaggtgTATCGTAGCTTGCGTTTTTGTGAACTTtggagaatttaattttaaatattaaatactactccctccattccaccGTAGGTACATTTTTACACTATTTACGTTCCACGGTTGATCGACTACTTATTGAAGAAAAtatgattagtatttttattattattagaaaattaaacatgaataatattttatgtgtaactattttttaatttttttcataattttttcaaataaaatgaaaggtCGAACTGGGCATGAAAATACACAAATACTGAGACGAAAATAGTAAGAAGCATAAAACCCCGTATCCTAAAACTATCacgtgtcttttttttaacctcaAATTATAACCTGTCTTAGGTTGTAGGTTGTGTAcgtagaaagtctt contains the following coding sequences:
- the LOC102706483 gene encoding UDP-xylose transporter 1-like; the protein is MMSAGFQLGVIGSLALSVASSVAIVICNKALISTLGFPFATTLTSWHLMMTFCTLHMAQRLHFFEPKAIDGQTVILFGLLNGTSIGLLNLSLGFNSIGFYQMTKLAIIPFTVLLETIFLKKRFSESIKLSLLVLLLGVGIASVTDLKLNLLGSVLSGLAIATTCVGQILTNTIQKRLKVSSTQLLYQSAPYQAAILFATGPFVDQLLTNRSVFAHKYTTPVLGFIMLSCLIAVSVNFSTFLVIGTTSPVTYQVLGHLKTCLVLSFGYILLHDPFNARNILGILIAIFGMALYSYFSVKESKKKATNDALPVSQMPEKETEPLLATKDNSDTKKANGVSHDC